CATCGAAAAGAAAGTTGGGATAAAAAGAAACAATGTGATAATGATGATAAATATCCTCTAGAGAAGGCCTTTAGTAGCTCTCTCAAGTAGAATACGTAAACTGATGGTAGTTTAATAGCTAGCTAGAGATAAAGGGAGAATTATTAAACTATAGGTAAGACAATCAAAAGAGGTTTAGATTTTAATGGTTTGAGTTAAAAGGTGATTTATGACAAGACACTATGGTTTAATACATGTAATTACCACCATCTAGTGGGGCAAGACCTAACTATTACTATCGCTATATAGATGTGTACGTATTTTCCAACTAACGCTCAATATCATAGGTTTGTTGCATAATAAGAATTTCACGAGTTTTAAGATAGCgcattaataatttattaattttccaTATGATACTAAAGCAACTCCAACAGCAAAAATGTTACTAGTGAGGTAAAAGAGAAATGGTTAATTCCATGGTAAGTCATAGCGCTCTTAATTTAATAGTGTCAGTGTCAATGATGACTATAAATGAATGCTATGTGACAAACAAACAAGTAGTTAATCAATTTGATATATTGAGAACGTGAAAAGGAAGATATAGTTATGCTTACCGTGCGCTGTTGAGGTGTTGTCCCTCGCTCAATGGCTGCAGCTGGAGTCTCGGGGGACAAACCATGACACATTAATTTCTGTGCAAGTGAAGGGAGGGTTGACAAGCCCATATAAACCACCAATGTAGAATCAGGATCGGCTGCATTTTTGGCTACAAATAGAGGATCAGTTCCACCTTTCCTTGAATGCCCCGTGAGGAACCTCACGCTATTTGCAATACCACGATGAGTTAACGGAATCCCCAGCTCTGCTGCTATTCCAGATGCTGCAGTTATGCCTGCAAGGAATGAGAATAACTGATTATGGTAAAGTCACAAACCAAACACGATCAActaaaaaggggaaaaaaacctAAAAGAATAAGTGGTAACATGAACACCAATCATCTTCCCTGTCAAATTGCCAATTCAACAAGGCACTTTGTGCTTTGCGATGTAGAGTAACCAGTGAGTGTATCGTATTCTAATGAAAAGTGCCACTTTAAGTTGGATTAACCATAAACTTGCTTAGAAAGCAATGGATACACAATGAAAATACTCGGTCACTATTATATAAAGTATAAGACATGCCTGATTGATCCACAGATACCTGTTTCAAGATTAAATAACAAACCATTTTCCATAATGACTATTGACTCTATTTGGCAAAAACCGATTTTTATCCGTGGCAACTATATAACACAATGGAGCATTGGTGCCATCAACATTATGATTTATTAGGATCCAAAATCTTTGTAGTGCCAAATTCGTCTTAGTAAGATAAAGACACTAGAAGCATACCTGGAATAACTTTCACTTGGATACCTTGTTGCTGCAAAAAATCCATTTCCTCTCCACCCCTCCCAAACACCTACATATACCAAacagatgtaaaaaaaaaaaacataaaatagcataCAGTTGATCATCCATGACAATGCAATGCATCAAATTGCTTCACCAACAGACAACCCCAAATGAAAACTTACCAATGGATCACCCCCTTTAAGTCTCACAACAGTGGCCCCGGCTTCTGCAAAGCTCAGAAGAAGCTCATGTATTTCCTCCTGCCACAAttcaaccaacaaaaaaaaattccatTTTTATCAATATAAAAGGGGGTCTAAAACACCAAATCCTAACTAACTCAAGCAAGAACTCTTCATAAAGGGATCAAAACATAGTCACTACAAAACCCGATATGGGTATAGGAAACCCGGTATGTCTCACCACGCAATTCGCTacattttgttataaaattactAGTATTCCTTTAGAGAGATCTCGGTAATTCAGTACACGATACACAAGTGAAAGAGAGAATTCATTAGGGAAAACAAACACAaactacaaaaaagaaaaattacacatacaaaatcagaaaaaaaattgaaaatttcaaattgagcCATAACCCatcataaaaattttttaaaagaaaccaAAATCAACGTGTAAACAACAAACATCAATGCATATCATCAACACAAACAGTCAATACTCTAATTCAAGCAATAAAAAGCTCTACTACAACAAAACATAGTCCAGATATATAAAATCGGAAAAATTCCCAATTCAGCAATAAAGACCGAtcagaaaaattgaaaagaaactgAAACAGTACCTGAGTTCTGCTATGGTAGCCAGCAGTTTTTCCCACATAGAGAAGCCTAGCATGAGGAGCAACCAAATCCAAGACATCATTAGAGACCAACCTATCATACAGCAACAAATCAGCACCTTTGATAACTCTCACAGCCTTCAATGTCAACAACTCAGGGTCCCCCGGACCAGTTCCAACCAAGAATACATTCCCCAGTACACATTTTCCTTCACTGCTACACTTCCCTTCACTCTCCCTCTTCTCCCTCAGCACCTGAAGCAGCTTCTTTAGTTCTGGAAGCTGGAGAGCTATGTCATCTTCCCTTATGGAGCCCAAATTGGAAGACACTATAGGCTTATTGTTGGTGGCGGTGTTGGTGTAGAGCCATTGGTCTCTTTGGAACCTCTCTATGGAGTGCTTCTCTGTGaagggtgaagaagaagaagaagaagaagaagaagaagtggtgcAGCAGTTGATGGAAAAAACTCGGTGGTAGTGGGTTGTGGTGAAAGCGGAATAATGAAGAGAGGGGAATGATGCAATTTTGTGAAGAGCCATCTGGGGTTGTTAGTAGAGAGAAAGAGTCGGGGTGGTTTGAAGTAGGGGTGTTCACAGTGAAGTTTGGATCAGTTTGAGCCAAAACCTAAGGATCCAAACACTAATATTCCTTACGGTTTGGTTAGGATTGGATAATTTTTCTACAGATAACGATCGAATTTCCAGCTGTTTGGGTTGGATTGGATGCACAGCTTttgaataacaacaacaaaatgaaaaGTATCACGTCAACACCAACAATCCAACATTACTTAAAATCATTCCTCAAAAGCATAAGGTTCATAATATGTCATAAGATTCTTTAAGAAGCTAAGAATGCTTGGAAATGAAGCTGTGATAAACATCCGTTCAAATCTTCACCAGAATCTTCTTCATCCAATTCAGGAATTCGGGCAAGATCTaagacaaataaataaataaataaataaatattaataagtTGTGCGAAATATTGGTAGTGACATTGTGGTTGAATGTTGAAACCGGAATCAAAACTTCTGCTTTAAGCTTCTAAggacaataaaataaatttgtaatAGAAAACAAACATAATTCAAAACAATCAttgactaaaaaaaattaaacagcaTCAGCAACAAGAATGTAAGAATCAAGAAACAACAGCAGCAACACTACCAACTACCAACTAAGAATAATAATTTTAGCTCTTAGATTCTAAGGATACTGAAATAAATTTATCATCGACAACAAAGACAACTCAAAATTATCAGAGGCTACCAAAATGAAACAGCAGCAGTAGTAATAAGGGTTTAAACAGAAGAAACAACAATGTAATTAAACAGAAGTAGAAAACAGTACCAAGAGCAGCGACGAAGCTCAACGAGATGGCAATGCTCCACGAGAAGCGGAAGTGAACTCTGTGCCACTGTGAGTCGCGGAGGAAAAGTTGGAGACGCTAGGGCTCTGTGTCTCtgggacgaagaagaagaagaagaagagaaggggaTACGGCagcaaataaaagtaaaatttttttaactatttttttactaaaaatattatttatcatAATTATTAATTACAATTTATACTTTTATCCTAATTCGCCGTCCATATTTATAGttagggataagtatgattttggtccccaacgtagagACTGAAAATTTATTTTGTCCTCGGCCTTTTTTTCGTTataaaatggtccccaaagtttcagtttgttttaaaatcgtcatttttaccaattttatttttttattaccaaactacccctcattaaaaaatttataaaataaaataaatataaaataaataaaaNNNNNNNNNNNNNNNNNNNNNNNNNNNNNNNNNNNNNNNNNNNNNNNNNNNNNNNTCACCACCGCACCGCCACACCATCACACAGTCGTATACGGCCGTCCTGCCGCCTGTAATCCGCCACTACTCCCTACACTAATggcaagagaggagagagcagagggagagagaaagagaatagaGGAGCGCCGCaacccctcctcctcctccacatCGTCGTTCACCGCCGCAACCCTTCCTCCTCCACTTCGTCGTTCACCGTCGCAGcccctcctccaccaccaccaccgccgcAACCTTCTCtctgtttcaattttttattcttttttctttaatttttcagatttaaaggattctattgttgttgttgttctgctGATTGTTATCCATTATTGCCTGTTTTTTTTCTGCGTTTGTGCATCTGCTTATGCTTCTGTTaatgttgaggaagaagaggggtgttgaggaagaagatgagaggggagggtattttcgtccgaaggacgattttaaaacaaactgaaaccttggggaccattttgtagcgaaaaaaggccggggacgaaataaattttcggcctctacgttggggaccaaaatcatacttatcccttaTAGTTATATATTTTATCAAGATTTTATACGCTCTCATCATTTCTATTTAGGGCAAAAACACTTTTTAAAATTGCTCTCCAATGGTACCACATCTCCAACATCCAGCTCACTTCAAATTTATGGGCTTGTTTGCTCTCTACAAGAAGAATAGACttaaacaaaattaatatatCCTTGagcaatttgaaaaaatttgagagACAAAAAACATTGGAAGagataataatgatgataatgGCAGTGATGATAATAacaaaattaagagagaagaaccaactcaagaaggagtaagaataattaagaaaaattatagatgttataaatatatttagGATTAAGTACAATTTTGTTTCCTAACGTATaagtcgaaattttttttttgtttttgacttTTTTGCATATAAAATCGTCCCTAACGTTCAGCTAAATTTTAAAACTATCCTTCGAACTAAAATACCCTTCTCCTTCTTCACTAACATATtcagtttttattcttctttttcttttccgtcGCAGcaaatctcttcttctttttcttcttcgtcATTACAGAATCAGGAACAACAATAATGAAgcagaaacaaagaaagaaaagaacaacaacaattcaTTTCAACTAGCAGCAACagcagaagagaagaagaaaagagaaaccatTACCATCTCTCTCAACTCCgaagaacaacaacaaagaaGCAAAACAAACAGAAGAATCagaagaaacataaaattaatCATTTTCTTTCCCCATTTTCCTTCTCTATTCAGAataagaagaaatagaagtagaacaacaatgaaatcaaaataaaatcagaATCAACAACAATAGAATTAGAATCGAAATAATGTAATTAATAAAATCAACAAATCAACAATGTAATTAACCAAAGAAACAGAAGCAAAATCAACAatgtaattaacaaaatcaacaatTTAGAAGTAGAATTAGAACCCTAGGGAGGAGCAGCGGTGACTGGCAAGGAGCAGCGACAGGCGAGGAGTAGCGATGACTGGCAAGGAACAGCGGCGAGAGCAAAGCAACAGCGACATGCGAGGAGGAGGAATAAGACACAAGAACCCTAACCCTTGCCCAAATTTCAATTCCACATATCTTTCGAtccagagctccgatcgccgcaccgtttgcggccatacGTTCATCTCGCCGAGCTCTTCATTTTTATCCGAACAAAGTGGTAAGGAACTTTGTTTTTTTGCCTAGCTCTTTCCTTCCATTCAGACTTTGTTTTTGGGGTTCATGGGTTTTGAGAATCTGTGTTTTAATGATATTAGGTGTGTTCTAGTGGTGGAAAATCATTGGGCTTTGCCCCAACTGTCCATGGAAAAGGTAAAAACCTTCAAACCATTGTGCCCTATTTGAAATTATGAATCTTATGTTAATTTTAGTGATATTATGTGGAATTAGATTGAATTATGTATTTTTGGAGACAAATTGGTGATATTGAAAGCTCATTGAACTTTGGATGCTGAAAATCTAATTGGTGTGGACTTGGTGAAGTGAAAGCTTGAGGAACGAGGGAATTTGAGGTGTTCTCTCCTATCTCCCGctccactctctctctctctctctatccttctctccctctcttttcccatgctctttttctctctctccttctctcccttttctctctctctctctctctcccattagtctctctctctctctctctctctctctctctctctctctctctctcttcttcccctattcctctccctctcctctctctcttccttatctctctctctccccctcctctctctcttcattctctctctccccattctcctctttctccccttcccctctttttgtcttcctctctctttctctctctctccctctctcttttctctctctccccctcctttCTTTCTATATctcaaaaagagagagagagatgatgatgaaaaagaggaAAAGAAGGGAGAGAGGATagggagagagaaaaagaaaaatgagagaaagagagagagagagagagagagagggagagaggagggagagagggAAANNNNNNNNNNNNNNNNNNNNNNNNNNNNNNNNNNNNNNNNNNNNNNNNNNNNNNNNNNNNNNNNNNNNNNNNNNNNNNNNNNNNNNNNNNNNNNNNNNNNNNNNNNNNNNNNNNNNNNNNNNNNNNNNNNNNNNNNNNNNNNNNNNNNNNNNNNNNNNNNNNNNNNNNNNNNNNNNNNNNNNNNNNNNNNNNNNNNNNNNNNNNNNNNNNNNNNNNNNNNNNNNNNNNNNNNNNNNNNNNNNNNNNNNNNNNNNNNNNNNNNNNNNNNNNNNNNNNNNNNNNNNNNNNNNNNNNNNNNNNNNNNNNNNNNNNNNNNNNNNNNNNNNNNNNNNNNNNNNNNNNNNNNNNNNNNNNNNNNNNNNNNNNNNNNNNNNNNNNNNNNNNNNNNNNNNNNNNNNNNNNNNNNNNNNNNNNNNNNNNNNNNNNNNNNNNNNNNNNNNNNNNNNNNNgaaagagagaagggagagaaggagattgaggaaggaaagagagaaagagaagggagagagagaaagagagaggaagagagagaaaggagaagagagagagagagaggaaaggagagggagagagagagaggaagggggagggagagagaaaaaagggagagagagagaaaaatgagagagagaaagagtatgtaaaaactaattttggagtttgaataaaaccagttttaatttggtttaaaactaaactgaaccataaaaactatggttttagttcaatttcaattcaattcagtgaaaccagtttttttgcacatCTTTACTTTCAAGTAAGTCTCATAGAAACTTACTATATTTTAAAGATATCCGCAAAAATAGATACCGTGTAAAAACcgcaagagaaaaaaataatgaatatCTCTATATTACAACTATGATATCAGgagaaaaatatatattagaGAAACTACCCGTTCTCTCTTCTGGTTTATACTACACTACTATTGACAATGTGGAATCACATGCCATAGTAAACTAGAAGTTTACAAATATAAATGTATTTACAGTTTGGAATTAACCGGTTAGGACATCCGGGTTCAATCATGATGAGAAGAATCATCGAGAATTCATCTGGTCATCCTCTAAAGGAACATAAAATTCTTCAATTTAATGAATTCTCTTGTGTTGCTTGTTCTCAAGGAAAATTAATTACAAGACCATCACAAGAACAAATTGGGATTGAATCACTATCTTTTCTAGAATGTATTTAGGGTGATATATATAGGCCCATTCACTCTATGTGGACCGTTTAAATATTTCATGGTTTTAATAGATGCATCTTCACGATGGTCCCATGTTGTTTACTGTAAACGTGCAACATAGCATTTGCGAAATTGCTAGctcaaataattaaattaaaaacttatcttctagACTATGTTATAAAGATAATACATCTTGATAATGCTAGTGAATTTAGGTCCCAAGTATTTAATGATTATTGTGTGCCAACTAAAATTACGATAGAAGAACCTGTTGCTCATGTACATACTCAAAATAGTCTAGCAGAATCATTAATTAAATACCTCCAGTTAATAGCTAGACCATTACTTATAAGAACTAAACTGCCTGTTTCAGTATGGGGATATGCTATTTTGCATGCTGCAACACTTATATGCATCAGACCAACAAGTTATCTTAAATTCTCTCCATTACAAATAGTTTGCAGTCAGGAGCCAAATATTTCTCATCTTAGGATATTTGGATGTGTGGTTTATGTCCCGATCGATTCTTTTCTCTTATAACGTGCTCGAGGTTTTGTCTGAATTCTTTGTTTGCAAAAGATTTAATTGTCTCCCTAATTCTATTTCTTACTCGCACGTAATCGGGCATGAACTTTGAACTCTCCGAGGCGAGCCTAATTTTGTTTTGGTACACAACCA
The DNA window shown above is from Arachis ipaensis cultivar K30076 chromosome B08, Araip1.1, whole genome shotgun sequence and carries:
- the LOC107613194 gene encoding uncharacterized protein LOC107613194 (The sequence of the model RefSeq protein was modified relative to this genomic sequence to represent the inferred CDS: added 334 bases not found in genome assembly) — its product is MAIQHHNDQLEQQQHHHQHAVLDALYCDEGKWEEEEEEFSGESDVTTNHDHEEEDDDGVNFNLNFHSLDPLLLLEQDMFWEDEELNTLFSKEKLDQEAYYNNADDVMKALDPSSSSSSSPFTEKHSIERFQRDQWLYTNTATNNKPIVSSNLGSIREDDIALQLPELKKLLQVLREKRESEGKCSSEGKCVLGNVFLVGTGPGDPELLTLKAVRVIKGADLLLYDRLVSNDVLDLVAPHARLLYVGKTAGYHSRTQEEIHELLLSFAEAGATVVRLKGGDPLVFGRGGEEMDFLQQQGIQVKVIPGITAASGIAAELGIPLTHRGIANSVRFLTGHSRKGGTDPLFVAKNAADPDSTLVVYMGLSTLPSLAQKLMCHGLSPETPAAAIERGTTPQQRTVFAKLKDLSEKITSAGLVSPTLIIIGKVVELSPFWPMSTKEESCLMQA